The window GCCATAGATAATGATAAAATAGAGCTTATTCGTAATGCCTACAGTCTGTGAGTCTGGCACCCTTTATGTAGTAGCCACGCCTATTGGTAACCTCGAGGATATTACCTTGCGAGCCCTTCATATTTTAAAAACAGTAGATTTAATCGCTGCCGAAGATACCAGGCAAACAAAGAAATTATTATCTCATTATGGGATAAAAAGACCGATGTTAAGTTATCGTGAAGAGAATAAAGAAAAACAGGGTAAGAAAATTTTAGAACTACTTAAAAGAGGGAAAAATGTAGCTATAGTTTCTGACGCAGGGACTCCTTGTATTTCAGACCCAGGTGTGCATTTGGTAAATTTGAGCTTTCAAATGGGAATAAAGATAGTTCCTTTACCCGGACCTTCGGCCTTAATTACTGCCCTTAGTGTTTGTGGTTTACCTATCCAGCCCTTTGTTTTTTTAGGATTTCTTCCTCAACGGCCAAATCGACGTAAGAAGTTATTACTTAGTCTTAAAGAGACTCCTTATGCTATTGTATTTTATGAGTCTCCATATCGTTTTAAAAAAACCTTAGAAATATTAGCTGAAATTTTTCCTCAAAGAGAAATAGTTATTGCTAGAGAATTAACCAAATTCCATGAGGAGATTGTTAGGGGTAAAGCAACAGAACTTTGGCCACAGTGGAGGGAAAGAGAAGTCAAAGGAGAAATTACTGTGATTGTGGCTGGAAAGGCTAAATCTGTGACTGATTAATCTGCGATTGATTTTTGGATACCTGTCGGCAGACAGGCAGACAGGGAGAGACAGGGCAGTAAATGCTTACAAAAATGCAATATAAAAAATTATTTACAAATCTTAAGGATCATGATAACTGTTTAAATAATGAAGCAGTCAGGAAAAATCAGTAAAGTGTTAATTTCCACTTTACAACTGATATAAACGAGTTAAGTGACATTGCCTTCGGCATCGCAAGGCTGTGAGCGATTATAAATAAATTAGGGTAAGAGGATAAATATGGCAGAGCCAAAACAAATCGTTGAGGAAATTAGAAGAGAAAGATTTGGGATTGGGCTTGATACTGAAAATTTGCCATCCGACATAAAAGCTGCATTAGAAGATAAAAAAGAAATTTTGAAAGAGGCCTCTAAACTCGCTAGAGAAATTCATACAAAAAATCCTCATTTTATCTTTGAATTGATTCAGAATGCAGAGGATAATGAATATGATAAAAACTCTATACCAACTATTAAATTTATTATAGATTCCGATCGCTTAATAATTCAAAACAATGAATGCGGACTTGAAAAGGAAAATGTTTGGAAATTGTGTAGCATAGGTGGATCAACTAAAACAAAAGCATTGGGTTACATTGGTGAAAAAGGTATTGGATTTAAATCTGTTTTTATGGTTTCTGACAAGGTAGAGATTTGTTCGAACGGCTTTCAATTTCAATTTTGGCACAGTAAAGAAAATCCGTTATGGGAAAAATGGGAACATGCAACAATGATACTCCCTGAATGGATCAATGAAGTTCCAGATTTTATTGATTCTAAACAAACAAATATTGTTCTATATCTTAAGCCTGAAATAAGAAATGAGATAAGCAAGTATATTGAAGAAATTCACCCATCGCTTTTGCTATTTCTCAAAAAGTTGAAGGTAATTGAAGTTGAGGAAGAAGATGGAAATAAAATTAAAAAGATAAAACTCCATGAGAAAGATGGAATAGTTGAGATTGTTTATGAAGAATGTAAAAGTTATTGGAAAGTAATTAAAAAGTTATTTAAGGTTTCACAGGATATAGATGAAGAAAGACGAAGAGGTGTTACTGAAACAGAGATTATTTTGGCATTTCCCTTAAAAGAAGATTATTCTGCAAATACTTCTGAAGAGCAATATGTCTTTGCATTCCTCCCTATCCGCAAATATGGATTTAAGTTCATTATCCAAGCCGACTTCCTTTTACCAATAACTCGTGAAGACATAATTAAAGATAATAAATGGAGCAAATGGCTGAGAGATTCCATCATTGAAGTGTTTTTAGATGCTGTTAGTAAATTTAAAAATGATGAAAAATTAAAATACAGTTTTTATGATTATCTTCCCGTTGAGGAGGTTAAAGACGCTTTCTTTTTACCTATGGTAAAGCAAATATATGAGAAATTTAAAGAAGAAGAGTGCATTTTAACCGAAGCGAATAGATGGAAAAAACCGTCTGAGGTTCTAATAGATGATGAAGAAATAAAGAAGATAATTACCAATGATGATCTACAAAAATATTTGGGGAAAGAATACTTATCAGAGAAAATAAAAGCTAAAAAACAGATTCTTAACAGATTGGGAGTTAAAGATTTTTCAATTAATGATTTAATCAAGTGTCTGGAGAACGAAGAATGGATCAAAAACCAGAATGAAGAATGGTTTGCAAGGCTATTTAATTATCTTAGTAAGGAAAACTTGTCAAAGGAACAATTAAAACGGCTAAAAAGTTTAAAGATAATAAAATTGGAAAATGGAGAGTTGACTTCTATAAGAGAAGATATTGTGTTTTTTCCTTTGGAGAAAAAGGAAACATACTGTTTTGAAAACGAGCTCAAAGTTATTGGAAAAGACATCATAGATTCTATTTCAAAATATGAAAGAGAGAAAAGGGATACCATTTTGGGATTTCTTAAAAAATTAGGGCTAAAGAAGGCGGATCCTTATGAAATCATTAAAAAACATATTTTACCTGTTTATGAGAATGGAAAATGGAAACAGAAAGATTCAAAAGTTTTAATGGGATATATCAGGTATATCAAAGATAATATAGGCAAATATGAGAAAGAAAGCGATAAAAGGTTAAATGCTAATAAATCTTCTTGGGAACCTAAAGAAGACTCATTGAAGCGACTTAAAGAATCGCTTCTTATTCGAATTGACAAAGATGATGAAGGTAAGCAATGGTATGACAAGCCAGAGAACATATATTTACCAAAGACTTATGGAAATGAAAACGATTTAGAGAAATTATTTGAAGGGATAGATGTAAATTTTGTGCATCCATGGTATATCGAGCAGGATATAAAGCACATTAATGATAAAATTACAAAATTAGAAAACAAGTTGAGTAACAAGAGATGGACAGAGCACAAAAAAGAAGTTGAAAAAATTGAGGGACAGATTGCAAAACTGAAAAATGAGAAAAATAAAAAAGTTGCAGAGTGGAAAGAGTTTTTCTTAAAAATAGGATTGTGTCAAACAATAATAGTCAAAAAGGATCCTAAAACGAAAATCGATGAAGGCTCTAGGTATGCTGACAGCGGAGTCACAAAAAAGCATATATATGCACCTGAAAAGCAAAATACCATTTGGAAGAATGAAGAGTGGAGAGACAGTGATTGGAGAGGATATTACATTGAAAATGATTGGATTTCACCGGACTTGGAGTTATTGTTGAATAAGCTAGGTACAATTAGTAACACAAAAGCTGTAACGATTTCAAAGCAACTATTAATACTAATACATAGTCATTGGGATATTTATAAAGATGGGTTAAAAATCAAGTATTATTATAGATATTATGGACAGCAGGGCTGGAGCTGGCATTTTACCAAATCAACTTTTTATTTAATATTACTAAAAAACGCATGGCTTCCAACAACTCAAAACACTTTAGCAAAGCCATCGGAGATATTTTTAGATAAACCTGAAATTCGTGAGGTTTTAGGTGATACTGTCCTATACTTAGCAGTAAAAATTGAAAATGAAGATTTTATAAAGCACCTTGGAATTAATACGCAGGCTGATCTCAACGGAGTCTTGAATTATTTAAAAGCCCTTGTTGAGCAAAAAAATAAAGATAAAGAAAAGTTTGAAAAATTATACAAATTTTTAGACGAGCATTTTGAAAAGGATGCCACTAAAGTCAAAGAGGTGTTTAGGCAAAATTCTCTGATTTTTATTCCTGATGCAGATAAAAATTACTACAGTAGCAAAGAAGTCATATGGAAAGATGTTAGCAATGTTTTTGGTAAAAACAGAATATACCTTGAGAAATATTATCCAAAATTTAAAAGATTC of the Caldisericia bacterium genome contains:
- a CDS encoding DUF3883 domain-containing protein, producing MAEPKQIVEEIRRERFGIGLDTENLPSDIKAALEDKKEILKEASKLAREIHTKNPHFIFELIQNAEDNEYDKNSIPTIKFIIDSDRLIIQNNECGLEKENVWKLCSIGGSTKTKALGYIGEKGIGFKSVFMVSDKVEICSNGFQFQFWHSKENPLWEKWEHATMILPEWINEVPDFIDSKQTNIVLYLKPEIRNEISKYIEEIHPSLLLFLKKLKVIEVEEEDGNKIKKIKLHEKDGIVEIVYEECKSYWKVIKKLFKVSQDIDEERRRGVTETEIILAFPLKEDYSANTSEEQYVFAFLPIRKYGFKFIIQADFLLPITREDIIKDNKWSKWLRDSIIEVFLDAVSKFKNDEKLKYSFYDYLPVEEVKDAFFLPMVKQIYEKFKEEECILTEANRWKKPSEVLIDDEEIKKIITNDDLQKYLGKEYLSEKIKAKKQILNRLGVKDFSINDLIKCLENEEWIKNQNEEWFARLFNYLSKENLSKEQLKRLKSLKIIKLENGELTSIREDIVFFPLEKKETYCFENELKVIGKDIIDSISKYEREKRDTILGFLKKLGLKKADPYEIIKKHILPVYENGKWKQKDSKVLMGYIRYIKDNIGKYEKESDKRLNANKSSWEPKEDSLKRLKESLLIRIDKDDEGKQWYDKPENIYLPKTYGNENDLEKLFEGIDVNFVHPWYIEQDIKHINDKITKLENKLSNKRWTEHKKEVEKIEGQIAKLKNEKNKKVAEWKEFFLKIGLCQTIIVKKDPKTKIDEGSRYADSGVTKKHIYAPEKQNTIWKNEEWRDSDWRGYYIENDWISPDLELLLNKLGTISNTKAVTISKQLLILIHSHWDIYKDGLKIKYYYRYYGQQGWSWHFTKSTFYLILLKNAWLPTTQNTLAKPSEIFLDKPEIREVLGDTVLYLAVKIENEDFIKHLGINTQADLNGVLNYLKALVEQKNKDKEKFEKLYKFLDEHFEKDATKVKEVFRQNSLIFIPDADKNYYSSKEVIWKDVSNVFGKNRIYLEKYYPKFKRFFVEKLGISEKPAPKDYADVLCYISEKRKNDISEEDKKVIVRIYKELNRNLNPDKLENLISQENWWNDFIKKPIFFTDKGKFWSNDGDIFINDNSELYELFKDEEDIGFLWLPDGYHPDKIKFFIKACNLHYLSESVEIEPLLEGATHSKDNKSTQVIQTTVPYVLRYLYWKENLEYEKLKKNGTLGKIRTIEVYVTDNLKVEYSIKLNEWRTINKKAEKKCIYHKDENHIYMKSDGGIYDLGVEFSKVFGEIKGLDDFIMNIMNDISNAESIMRAKNIVSLPESEEEILKKSSRIKEIKKIEKIEKGLEQPTGTEGEKKEERRGGGGRIETGKTAKISAGTGALTDEDQEDTLDKTKEKEWIPKFSAEKIPLRIEEYVPKQEAQKEIDKDESSTGKIHVTGTSKSGVQPTEILSKKAKKNIGREGEKYALYCILKKKLEHYFNFKIESDMTFEDLLGRYSHIISENDQGFRLEKDGDITVEIIWLNKNGESRQHYDIKIAEDGDEIFIEVKSTPEYGKAWFQVSKDQWRLMKEKEDKFYIYRVYGVGTENAKIENIRNPAKLWKEGHIDAYPIGIEI
- the rsmI gene encoding 16S rRNA (cytidine(1402)-2'-O)-methyltransferase, giving the protein MPTVCESGTLYVVATPIGNLEDITLRALHILKTVDLIAAEDTRQTKKLLSHYGIKRPMLSYREENKEKQGKKILELLKRGKNVAIVSDAGTPCISDPGVHLVNLSFQMGIKIVPLPGPSALITALSVCGLPIQPFVFLGFLPQRPNRRKKLLLSLKETPYAIVFYESPYRFKKTLEILAEIFPQREIVIARELTKFHEEIVRGKATELWPQWREREVKGEITVIVAGKAKSVTD